In a genomic window of Balaenoptera ricei isolate mBalRic1 chromosome 3, mBalRic1.hap2, whole genome shotgun sequence:
- the LOC132362740 gene encoding LOW QUALITY PROTEIN: dipeptidase 2-like (The sequence of the model RefSeq protein was modified relative to this genomic sequence to represent the inferred CDS: inserted 2 bases in 2 codons) yields the protein MCASYSELELVTSLKAHNNTRKLACLIGVEGGHSLDSSLSILXTFYALGVRYVTLTHTCNTPWAQSSAKGIHPFYSNVSRLTGLGEKVAAEMNRLGMMVDLSHVXDAVARRALEVSQAPVIFSHSAARGVCKNTRNDPDDILQLLKKNGGIAMVPLSVRVLQCNPLANVPTVADHFDHIRAVTGCKFIGIGGDYDGAGRFPQGLEDVSIYPVLIEELLRRGWSDEELWGVLRGNVRRVFRQVEQVREENEGQSPLEDDFPDEQLGSSCRSVLPRLHQREDLAPDQKLTRAAVRGNPILSPKWSFSKSCPHMGPGLTVIAAFPVLIVWLW from the exons ATGTGTGCCTCCTATTCTGAGCTGGAGCTTGTGACCTCACTTAAAG CTCACAACAATACCCGGAAGTTGGCTTGCCTCATTGGTGTGGAGGGCGGCCACTCACTGGACAGTAGCCTCTCCATCT CGACCTTCTATGCGCTGGGTGTGCGCTACGTGACACTCACCCACACCTGCAACACGCCCTG GGCACAGAGCTCAGCAAAGGGGATCCACCCCTTCTACAGCAATGTCAGTCGGCTGACCGGCTTGGGCGAG AAGGTGGCGGCAGAAATGAACCGCCTGGGCATGATGGTGGACTTGTCCCATG TCGATGCTGTGGCACGGCGAGCCCTAGAAGTGTCACAGGCACCTGTCATCTTCTCCCACTCAGCTGCCCGGGGTGTGTGCAAGAACACTCGAAATGATCCTGATGATATCCTGCAGCTTCTG AAGAAGAACGGTGGCATCGCGATGGTGCCCTTGTCCGTGCGGGTGCTGCAGTGCAACCCGTTAGCCAACGTGCCTACTGTGGCAG ATCACTTCGACCACATCAGGGCAGTCACTGGATGCAAGTTCATCGGGATTGGCGGAGATTATGACGGGGCTGGCCG GTTCCCACAGGGGCTGGAGGACGTGTCCATATACCCGGTACTGATAGAGGAGTTGCTGAGGCGTGGCTGGAGTGACGAAGAGCTCTGGGGTGTGCTTCGAGGAAACGTGCGGCGGGTCTTCAGACAGGTGGAACAG GTACGGGAGGAGAACGAGGGACAGAGTCCCTTGGAGGATGACTTCCCAGATGAGCAGCTGGGCAGCTCTTGCCGCTCCGTCCTCCCACGTCTGCATCAGAGAGAGGATCTGGCTCCAGACCAGAAACTAACCAGAGCTGCGGTTCGTGGGAATCCCATTTTGTCACCTAAGTGGTCATTCTCAAAATCTTGCCCCCACATGGGCCCAGGCCTCACAGTTATTGCTGCCTTCCCAGTCCTCATTGTTTGGCTCTGGTGA